The genomic interval ACTAACGCTCCTTTTAAAATAGCTGGGCAAGAAGCGTTCACGCAACGGGTGACTGCTTCCTCGGTTAATTTGACAACTGGCTGATTGCAAGCCGGACAGCAAGTTGGCATTTCAAAAGGTTTGGTATCGGCGGGACGGAGTTCTTTTAATACCCGTACTACTTCAGGGATAATTTCTCCGGCTTTGTGAACGATTACCGTATCGCCAACTCGAATGTCGAGCGATCGCACGTAATCGATATTATGAAGAGTAGCCCGGGAAACTGTAGTTCCCGCCAACTGTACCGGCGTCAATTCTGCCAATGGTGTCAGCGCCCCAGTTCTTCCCACGTTAACGCTAATTACTTCTACCTTAGTAGGCGCTTCTTCTGCGGCATATTTCAACGCTACCGCCCAACGGGGAAACTTTTGGGTAAAACCGAGTTGTGCTTGCAGTTGATAGGAATTCAGTTTTACGACTACCCCATCTGTCATGTAAGGTAAGTTGATTCGTTCCATATCCCAATAATCATAAAATTCTCTTACTTCTTGTAAAGAGGTGCAGAGTTTCCGGTTGGGATTGACGCGAAAACCCATTTTTTGCAAGTTCTCCAAGGAATCCCATTGAGTTCTAGAAACATCCCCATCTTCGATACCGGGAATCTGCAAAGTATAAGCAAAGAAATCTAATCGCCGTTTGGCAACAATGCGGGAATCTAATTGTCTTAAAGTTCCGGCTGCTGCATTGCGGGGATTGGCAAATAATTGTTCTCCGGCTTTTTCTCGCTCCTGATTAATTTGCTTGAAAACATCTAGTGCTAAAAATCCTTCTCCCCTCACTTCTACGCGGGGTGGTGGATTTTCTAAATTTAAACGTAATGGAATGGAACGAATTGTTTTGACGTTTTGGGTGATGTCTTCGCCTGTTACTCCATCGCCTCTGGTGGCACCCCGCACCAAGATTCCATTTTCATACGTTAAAGCTAAGGCGGAACCATCGATTTTCAGTTCGCAAACATATTCAAAAGATTCGATTTCCGGTTTGATGCGCCGCCAGCGTTCTTGCCAAGTGGCAAATTCCTCCATATTAAAGGCATTTTCCAAACTGTAGAGGGGAATATGGTGCTTTACGGAGGTAAATTGGGTGGCAGGGCGTTCTCCGACTCGCTGCGTCGGGCTATCTGGTGAAATCAACTCCGGATATTTGATTTCTAAATCTTGGAGTTTCCGATAAAGGCGATCGTAAATAGCGTCCTCCATAATAGGATTATCGAGGACGTAGTAGGCATAGCTGGCTTCCTGAACCTGCTGCCGCAGTTGTTCAACTTGCTGTTTGATTTGGGGCGTTACCGTTTCCACAGAAGTTTTTTAGGGGTTAGGGGTTAGGGGCTAGGGGCTAGGGGCTAGGGACAGGGGGCAGGGGAGAAATTTGGTGACTTCTGCCTTCTGCCTTCTAACTTCAGCCCTCTGCATTCAGCCAAAAAATAGGTTTTCTATCACGAGTATGGGAAACCATCTTTATTTTAACTGCGGCATTCGATAGTTATTCTAAAAGTGAATTACTCATTTTGCTTAGTTTGTAATTCTGCTCAAAATTATTATCCCAATAAAATTCACCCGTGTCTGGATTTTGATAATAAACAACAAATTGAAAGACATGAGATTTAGGATTATATTGATAAACAGGGGTTTTAAATTTCCACAGTTCTACTTCTAATTCTCCTAACGCTACATCTATATTACAGCCTTCTTCTACTGGATGTTCGTAAAAAGCTTCTACTTCTTCCCAACTATCCCCGTTATCAGCCGTTAGTTTAATTCCCACTCTCTTGTTATAAGAAGTTTTCCGACGAACGTAGATTTCTCCTTCCATCCAATATTTTTTACTTTCTAAATCCCAACCAAACTCCGGGTCATTTTTAGCCAATGCCTTATTTAAGATTACATTGCCACCCATCACGTTATTCGCTCGATGGGTTAACAATTTGTAATTATTGCCGTAATTGCTGTCCCAATATTCAACACCATCTACTGTATATTTAAAAGCAAATTCTTCCGTCAAAGGAATATCTTTGGTTGTATAAATTTCATAATCACCATAATTAGCTTTTAAGACCATATTTTCAGAAGACCATTCTCCATTTGCTTTTTTATAAAAAATTTCTACATTTTTGCGATCGCCAATATTTTGTACTTTGACTTTAGCGTAAGTATTAT from Leptolyngbyaceae cyanobacterium carries:
- the ligA gene encoding NAD-dependent DNA ligase LigA, with the protein product METVTPQIKQQVEQLRQQVQEASYAYYVLDNPIMEDAIYDRLYRKLQDLEIKYPELISPDSPTQRVGERPATQFTSVKHHIPLYSLENAFNMEEFATWQERWRRIKPEIESFEYVCELKIDGSALALTYENGILVRGATRGDGVTGEDITQNVKTIRSIPLRLNLENPPPRVEVRGEGFLALDVFKQINQEREKAGEQLFANPRNAAAGTLRQLDSRIVAKRRLDFFAYTLQIPGIEDGDVSRTQWDSLENLQKMGFRVNPNRKLCTSLQEVREFYDYWDMERINLPYMTDGVVVKLNSYQLQAQLGFTQKFPRWAVALKYAAEEAPTKVEVISVNVGRTGALTPLAELTPVQLAGTTVSRATLHNIDYVRSLDIRVGDTVIVHKAGEIIPEVVRVLKELRPADTKPFEMPTCCPACNQPVVKLTEEAVTRCVNASCPAILKGALVHWASRDALDINGLGEKLMQQMVDKEVVHSVADLYDLTVENLLNLERMGKKLAEKLVKAIADSKSQPWSRVLYGLGIRHVGSVNAQTLTQKFTNVDELAQASAASIESVYGIGPEIASSVFQWFRVPANQTLINRLKAAGLQVANQESPSTKGGKDGNLPLAGKTFVITGTLPTLKRDEAKELIQKAGGKVTNSVSAKTDYLVVGEEAGSKLQKAQELGITRLSEAELLEILEQ